A single Curtobacterium sp. MCJR17_020 DNA region contains:
- a CDS encoding PD-(D/E)XK nuclease family protein has protein sequence MGDSTIFMLRGQLVHRAVLWPFVRPLVGDQLRAVKDPEFVKRRAIVAATVLARALENLLDGGTDLEKDTALGLVNLEGPRDFTTFEPEWQRLSTADRREVLIDLDRYIINAANGIAAFIREVGLTGGLTTCVWSEVPLFMADGFFNPVEGAPTRLRADLVVWRQRGVMDVLDLKVGNANPPDWVLQKDRKQLALYVDAVKRRAAGTSRVRAKLLYVGRGHGASRFESLTP, from the coding sequence ATGGGGGATAGCACGATCTTCATGCTCCGCGGTCAGCTCGTTCACCGAGCCGTGTTGTGGCCGTTCGTCAGGCCACTTGTCGGGGACCAGCTTCGCGCTGTGAAAGACCCGGAATTCGTGAAACGGCGAGCGATTGTCGCTGCGACTGTGCTCGCCCGAGCGCTCGAGAACCTGCTCGATGGAGGTACCGATCTTGAGAAGGACACCGCTCTCGGCCTCGTCAACCTCGAAGGCCCGAGAGATTTCACGACCTTCGAACCGGAGTGGCAACGCCTGTCCACTGCTGATCGCCGCGAGGTTCTCATCGATCTCGACCGGTACATCATCAACGCTGCGAACGGTATCGCCGCCTTCATCCGGGAAGTCGGCCTCACCGGAGGGCTGACGACCTGCGTCTGGTCGGAAGTGCCGCTGTTCATGGCGGACGGATTCTTCAACCCCGTCGAAGGTGCGCCGACTCGCCTTCGCGCGGACCTCGTCGTGTGGCGGCAAAGGGGCGTCATGGACGTCCTCGATCTGAAGGTCGGGAACGCTAACCCGCCGGACTGGGTGCTGCAGAAGGACCGGAAGCAACTCGCGCTCTACGTTGATGCCGTCAAGCGCCGAGCCGCCGGAACTTCCCGCGTCCGCGCAAAGCTGCTCTACGTCGGCAGGGGCCACGGTGCCAGCCGATTCGAGTCGCTTACGCCATAG
- a CDS encoding aldo/keto reductase yields the protein MVSSLPLRDGAAIPAIGFGVYKVDDTEAETAVGLALDAGYRHVDTAEMYGNETGVGTAIRASGLDRDDVFVTTKVWNDHQGRDATLRAFDGSLERLGLDTVDLYLIHWPAAANDRYVETWRALVELRDSGRARGIGVSNFQVPHLQRLVDETGEVPVLNQVERHPWLPQRELIEFHQQHDIVTGAWSPLGRGRLIDEPVLTGIADAHGVSVAQVLVRWNVQQGVVVLPKSVTPSRIRSNLDVDGFVLSDDELAAIATLESGQRTGSHPDSVS from the coding sequence ATGGTCAGTTCACTTCCCCTGCGTGACGGCGCCGCGATCCCCGCGATCGGGTTCGGCGTCTACAAGGTCGACGACACCGAGGCCGAGACGGCGGTCGGTCTCGCGCTCGACGCCGGCTACCGACACGTCGACACGGCCGAGATGTACGGCAACGAGACCGGCGTCGGCACGGCGATCCGGGCCTCCGGGCTCGACCGTGACGACGTCTTCGTGACGACCAAGGTGTGGAACGACCACCAGGGGCGCGACGCGACCCTGCGGGCGTTCGACGGCAGCCTCGAGCGGCTGGGGCTCGACACGGTCGACCTGTACCTGATCCACTGGCCCGCTGCGGCGAACGACCGCTACGTCGAGACCTGGCGCGCGCTCGTCGAACTGCGCGACTCCGGCCGGGCGCGGGGCATCGGGGTCTCGAACTTCCAGGTGCCGCACCTGCAGCGACTCGTCGACGAGACGGGCGAGGTCCCGGTGCTCAACCAGGTCGAGCGGCACCCGTGGCTCCCCCAGCGTGAGCTGATCGAGTTCCACCAGCAGCACGACATCGTCACCGGAGCCTGGTCGCCGCTCGGTCGCGGCCGGCTGATCGACGAACCGGTCCTCACCGGCATCGCGGACGCCCACGGGGTGAGCGTCGCGCAGGTCCTCGTGCGGTGGAACGTGCAGCAGGGGGTCGTGGTGCTGCCGAAGTCGGTGACGCCGTCTCGGATCCGGTCGAACCTCGACGTCGACGGCTTCGTCCT
- the nrdF gene encoding class 1b ribonucleoside-diphosphate reductase subunit beta, producing the protein MTLTDPVHATGKSIPLISSVSAINWNRIQDDKDVEVWNRLVNNFWLPEKVPLSNDVQSWNTLTPAEQQLTMRVFTGLTLLDTIQGTVGAISLIPDAITPHEEAVYTNIAFMESVHAKSYSSIFSTLASTPEIDDAFRWSTENVNLQKKAQIVLDYYTGDDPLKRKVASTLLESFLFYSGFYLPMYWSSRAKLTNTADLIRLIIRDEAVHGYYIGYKFQKGLEGASEERKQEIKDYTFNLLFELYENEVQYTQDLYDQVGLTEDVKKFLHYNANKALMNLGYEPMFPKETTDVNPAILSALSPNADENHDFFSGSGSSYVIGKAEKTEDEDWDF; encoded by the coding sequence ATGACCCTCACCGACCCGGTCCACGCCACGGGCAAGTCCATCCCGCTGATCAGCTCGGTCAGTGCCATCAACTGGAACCGCATCCAGGACGACAAGGACGTCGAGGTCTGGAACCGGCTGGTCAACAACTTCTGGCTGCCCGAGAAGGTGCCGCTGTCGAACGACGTGCAGTCGTGGAACACGCTGACCCCGGCAGAGCAGCAGCTCACCATGCGGGTCTTCACCGGCCTGACGCTGCTCGACACCATCCAGGGCACCGTCGGCGCGATCAGCCTGATCCCCGACGCCATCACCCCGCACGAAGAAGCCGTCTACACGAACATCGCGTTCATGGAGTCGGTGCACGCGAAGAGCTACTCGTCGATCTTCTCGACGCTGGCCTCGACGCCCGAGATCGACGACGCCTTCCGCTGGTCCACCGAGAACGTGAACCTGCAGAAGAAGGCCCAGATCGTCCTCGACTACTACACCGGTGACGACCCCCTGAAGCGCAAGGTCGCCTCGACGCTGCTCGAGTCGTTCCTGTTCTACTCCGGCTTCTACCTGCCGATGTACTGGTCGTCCCGCGCCAAGCTCACCAACACCGCTGACCTGATCCGCCTGATCATCCGCGACGAAGCCGTCCACGGGTACTACATCGGGTACAAGTTCCAGAAGGGCCTCGAAGGCGCTTCCGAAGAGCGCAAGCAGGAGATCAAGGACTACACGTTCAACCTGCTGTTCGAGCTCTACGAGAACGAGGTGCAGTACACGCAGGACCTCTACGACCAGGTCGGGCTGACCGAGGACGTCAAGAAGTTCCTGCACTACAACGCCAACAAGGCGCTGATGAACCTGGGCTACGAGCCGATGTTCCCCAAGGAGACGACGGACGTGAACCCGGCGATCCTGTCGGCCCTGTCGCCCAACGCCGACGAGAACCACGACTTCTTCTCGGGGTCCGGGTCGTCGTACGTCATCGGCAAGGCGGAGAAGACTGAGGACGAGGACTGGGACTTCTGA
- the nrdI gene encoding class Ib ribonucleoside-diphosphate reductase assembly flavoprotein NrdI, giving the protein MSRLVYFSSVSGYTARFVEKLGRDADRIPLYPSEPFLHVDEPYVLFLPTYGGGNGDGAVPKQVIKFLNDAHNRSLIRGVVVGGNTNFGEAYGLAGDVIARKCNVPLLYRFELFGTPDDVSAVNSGLDAFWTQQLQTSI; this is encoded by the coding sequence ATGAGCCGATTGGTCTACTTCTCGAGCGTGTCCGGGTACACCGCACGCTTCGTCGAGAAGCTCGGCCGCGACGCGGACCGGATCCCGCTCTACCCGAGCGAACCCTTCCTCCACGTGGACGAGCCCTACGTCCTGTTCCTGCCCACCTACGGTGGCGGCAACGGCGATGGTGCGGTCCCCAAGCAGGTCATCAAGTTCCTCAACGACGCACACAACCGCTCGCTCATCCGCGGTGTGGTCGTCGGCGGCAACACGAACTTCGGCGAGGCCTACGGCCTGGCAGGGGACGTCATCGCGCGGAAGTGCAACGTCCCCCTTCTCTACAGATTCGAACTCTTCGGGACCCCTGACGACGTGTCGGCGGTCAACTCAGGATTGGATGCATTTTGGACGCAGCAGTTGCAGACGTCGATCTGA
- the nrdH gene encoding glutaredoxin-like protein NrdH: MAVTVYTKPSCVQCTATYRALDNKGIEYEVHDVSTDEAALEHVKSLGYMQAPVVVTDDDHWSGFRPDKIATLSAELA, encoded by the coding sequence ATGGCCGTCACCGTCTACACCAAGCCGTCCTGCGTCCAGTGCACAGCGACGTACCGGGCCCTCGACAACAAGGGCATCGAGTACGAAGTGCACGACGTCTCCACCGACGAGGCAGCCCTCGAGCACGTCAAGAGCCTGGGCTACATGCAGGCCCCCGTCGTCGTCACGGACGACGACCACTGGTCGGGCTTCCGCCCCGACAAGATCGCGACGCTCAGCGCCGAACTGGCGTAG
- the nrdE gene encoding class 1b ribonucleoside-diphosphate reductase subunit alpha, producing MDYHSLNAMLNLYDADGNIQFDKDREAAKQFFLQHVNQNTVFFHNLKERLDYLVENEYYEKATIDMYSLDFIQRLNDLAYSKKFRFQTFLGAFKYYTSYTLKTFDGKRYLERFEDRVVMTALGLAQGNEQLAIDLVEEIVAGRFQPATPTFLNTAKAQRGELVSCFLLRIEDNMESISRGINSSLQLSKRGGGVALLLSNIREAGAPIKQIENQSSGIIPVMKLLEDSFSYANQLGARQGAGAVYLSAHHPDIMKFLDTKRENADEKIRIKTLSLGVVVPDITFELAKNNEDMYLFSPYDVEKVYGVPFGDVPISENYRAMVDDSRIKKTKIKARDFFTTIAEIQFESGYPYIVFEDTVNKANPIKGRINMSNLCSEILQVNTPTTFNEDLSYKEIGKDISCNLGSLNIALTMDSPDFGKTIETAIRGLTSVSQMSHITSVRSVEDGNDKSHAIGLGQMNLHGYLARERVYYGSEEGIDFTNIYFYTVLFHALRASNKIAIETGETFDGFRDSKYASGEFFDKYTDQAWTPATPRVASLFDNANITIPTQDDWKALKASVQEHGIYNQNLQAVPPTGSISYINHSTSSIHPIASKIEIRKEGKLGRVYYPAPFMTNDNLDYYQDAYEIGAEKIIDTYAAATQHVDQGLSLTLFFKDTATTRDINKAQIYAWRKGIKTIYYIRLRQLALEGTEVEGCVSCML from the coding sequence ATGGACTACCACTCCCTCAACGCGATGCTCAACCTCTACGACGCGGACGGGAACATCCAGTTCGACAAGGATCGTGAGGCCGCCAAGCAGTTCTTCCTGCAGCACGTCAACCAGAACACCGTCTTCTTCCACAACCTGAAGGAGCGGCTCGACTACCTGGTCGAGAACGAGTACTACGAAAAAGCCACGATCGACATGTACTCGCTGGACTTCATCCAGCGACTCAACGACCTGGCGTACTCGAAGAAGTTCCGGTTCCAGACGTTCCTCGGCGCGTTCAAGTACTACACGAGCTACACGCTCAAGACGTTCGACGGCAAGCGCTACCTCGAGCGCTTCGAGGACCGCGTCGTCATGACCGCCCTCGGCCTGGCCCAGGGCAACGAGCAGCTCGCCATCGACCTGGTCGAAGAGATCGTCGCCGGCCGCTTCCAGCCCGCCACCCCGACGTTCCTCAACACGGCGAAGGCACAGCGCGGCGAGCTCGTCTCCTGCTTCCTGCTCCGCATCGAGGACAACATGGAGTCGATCTCGCGCGGCATCAACTCCTCCCTGCAGCTCTCGAAGCGCGGCGGCGGCGTGGCCCTGCTCCTCTCCAACATCCGCGAGGCCGGCGCCCCGATCAAGCAGATCGAGAACCAGTCCTCGGGCATCATCCCCGTGATGAAGCTGCTGGAAGACTCCTTCTCCTACGCGAACCAGCTCGGTGCGCGTCAGGGTGCCGGCGCGGTCTACCTCAGCGCCCACCACCCGGACATCATGAAGTTCCTCGACACCAAGCGCGAGAACGCCGACGAGAAGATCCGCATCAAGACGCTGTCCCTCGGCGTCGTCGTGCCGGACATCACGTTCGAACTCGCGAAGAACAACGAGGACATGTACCTGTTCTCGCCGTACGACGTCGAGAAGGTCTACGGCGTCCCCTTCGGCGACGTCCCGATCTCCGAGAACTACCGCGCGATGGTCGACGACTCGCGCATCAAGAAGACGAAGATCAAGGCGCGTGACTTCTTCACGACCATCGCCGAGATCCAGTTCGAGTCGGGCTACCCGTACATCGTGTTCGAGGACACGGTGAACAAGGCCAACCCGATCAAGGGTCGGATCAACATGTCCAACCTGTGCTCCGAGATCCTGCAGGTCAACACCCCGACGACCTTCAACGAGGACCTGTCCTACAAGGAGATCGGCAAGGACATCTCCTGCAACCTCGGCTCGCTGAACATCGCGCTGACGATGGACTCGCCCGACTTCGGCAAGACCATCGAGACGGCCATCCGCGGCCTGACCTCGGTCTCGCAGATGTCGCACATCACCTCGGTGCGTTCCGTCGAGGACGGCAACGACAAGTCGCACGCCATCGGCCTCGGCCAGATGAACCTGCACGGCTACCTTGCTCGTGAGCGCGTCTACTACGGCTCCGAAGAGGGCATCGACTTCACGAACATCTACTTCTACACGGTGCTGTTCCACGCCCTTCGTGCGTCGAACAAGATCGCGATCGAGACCGGCGAGACCTTCGACGGCTTCCGTGACTCGAAGTACGCGTCGGGTGAGTTCTTCGACAAGTACACCGACCAGGCGTGGACCCCGGCGACCCCCCGCGTTGCGTCGCTGTTCGACAACGCGAACATCACGATCCCGACGCAGGACGACTGGAAGGCGCTGAAGGCGTCCGTCCAGGAGCACGGCATCTACAACCAGAACCTGCAGGCCGTGCCGCCGACCGGTTCGATCTCGTACATCAACCACTCGACGTCGTCGATCCACCCGATCGCGTCGAAGATCGAGATCCGCAAGGAAGGCAAGCTCGGCCGCGTCTACTACCCGGCGCCGTTCATGACGAACGACAACCTGGACTACTACCAGGACGCGTACGAGATCGGTGCCGAGAAGATCATCGACACGTACGCCGCGGCGACGCAGCACGTGGACCAGGGCCTGTCCCTGACGCTGTTCTTCAAGGACACCGCCACCACGCGTGACATCAACAAGGCGCAGATCTACGCATGGCGCAAGGGCATCAAGACGATCTACTACATCCGTCTGCGTCAGCTCGCCCTCGAGGGCACCGAGGTCGAGGGCTGCGTCAGCTGCATGCTGTAG
- a CDS encoding MFS transporter produces MSTYGPLLKTPGVGRVIAAQLTARFPFGMLSLAYLLHVEHVFHSYGAAGLVLATTSVGQALAGPLTSRWMGSWGMRPVLILTSIVALVSMGVIGFVLMPLWGYVVVGFLGGLAVPPVQPAVRTIYPKMVTSSQLTPLFSLDASAQELIWVAGPVITTFVATQVGTVEAIVVAMVFLVVGGTWFIASPELGRVRIPRSKRAFGVVLKRPSVVVATLTGLLLIGACAAVEASVTSVFGEGSPNAGIVLAVFAVGSLFGGLAFGHRPISPNTLWTRMAIVFVGLALALGGTDFWWLCFALVIAGIGIAPALAVMFGSVSATVKFSDTAEAYGWMGTGQLIGAAGGSAVAGFLIDSSGPVGGFTVGAVMAGVGVVVALGAKRWLPDLRGRDASPIPDTEPVVLPT; encoded by the coding sequence GTGAGCACGTACGGCCCCCTCCTGAAGACCCCCGGCGTGGGTCGTGTCATCGCTGCACAGCTCACCGCGCGCTTCCCGTTCGGGATGCTCTCGCTGGCCTACCTGCTGCACGTCGAGCACGTCTTCCACTCCTACGGCGCCGCCGGCCTGGTGCTCGCGACGACGAGTGTCGGGCAGGCACTGGCGGGCCCGCTCACCAGCCGTTGGATGGGCAGCTGGGGCATGCGTCCCGTCCTCATCCTGACGAGCATCGTCGCGCTCGTGAGCATGGGGGTCATCGGCTTCGTGCTCATGCCGCTCTGGGGCTACGTGGTGGTCGGGTTCCTCGGCGGTCTCGCGGTCCCGCCCGTGCAGCCGGCGGTGCGCACCATCTACCCCAAGATGGTGACCTCGTCGCAGCTCACCCCCTTGTTCTCGCTCGACGCCAGCGCCCAGGAACTCATCTGGGTCGCCGGACCGGTCATCACCACCTTCGTCGCGACCCAGGTCGGCACGGTCGAGGCGATCGTCGTCGCCATGGTCTTCCTGGTGGTCGGCGGCACGTGGTTCATCGCCTCCCCCGAGCTCGGCCGCGTCCGCATCCCCCGCTCGAAGCGCGCGTTCGGCGTGGTGCTGAAGCGGCCGTCGGTCGTCGTCGCCACCCTGACCGGTCTGCTGCTCATCGGGGCGTGCGCCGCGGTCGAGGCCAGCGTCACCAGCGTCTTCGGCGAGGGCAGCCCGAACGCCGGCATCGTCCTGGCCGTCTTCGCGGTCGGGTCGCTGTTCGGCGGCCTGGCCTTCGGCCACCGTCCGATCTCCCCCAACACCCTGTGGACGCGCATGGCGATCGTCTTCGTCGGTCTGGCGCTCGCCCTGGGCGGCACGGACTTCTGGTGGCTCTGCTTCGCCCTCGTGATCGCGGGCATCGGCATCGCGCCGGCACTCGCGGTGATGTTCGGCTCGGTCTCCGCCACGGTCAAGTTCTCCGACACGGCCGAGGCCTACGGCTGGATGGGCACCGGTCAGCTCATCGGCGCCGCCGGCGGGTCCGCCGTCGCCGGCTTCCTGATCGACAGCAGTGGCCCGGTGGGCGGCTTCACGGTCGGTGCGGTCATGGCCGGGGTGGGCGTCGTCGTCGCGCTCGGGGCCAAGCGCTGGCTGCCCGACCTGCGCGGCCGTGACGCCAGCCCCATCCCCGACACCGAGCCGGTGGTCCTGCCGACCTGA